A single genomic interval of Rhodopseudomonas palustris harbors:
- a CDS encoding efflux RND transporter permease subunit has translation MIARIIAWSARNLLLVLFGTGFAVAAGLYALLHLPLDAIPDLSDTQVVVYTEYPGQAPQVIEDQVTYPLTTAMLTVPKSKVVRGFSFFGVSFVYVIFEDGTDIYWARSRVLEFLNGAASRLPAGVAPSIGPDATGVGWVYQYAVMSKQLNLADTRTIQDWNLRFALAKAEGVAEVASIGGFVKQYNVVLDPQRMRDRGITVARMREAIRASNADVGGRTVELSEFEYVIRGKGYIKDINDLGNIVLKASGGTPVLLKDVARVELGPDERRGIAELNGEGEVASGIVLQRFGVNALDVIEHVKKRFQEIASSLPKSVEIVPVYDRSTLIYSAIDTLKHTLLEESLVVAAVCIIFLLHVRSALVAILMLPVGVLMAFAAMKLLGLGSNIMSLGGIAIAIGAMVDAAIVMIENAHKHLERAEPGKSRVAILIEAASEVGPALFFSLLIITVSFLPIFTLESQEGRLFGPLAFTKTFAMAAAALLSVTLVPALMVIFVRGKIVPEHRNIINRALIWIYRPVIRAVLRAKTLVIVLALVVLGISIWPARQLGTEFMPSLDEGTLLYMPTTLPGLSITKAAELLQMQDRIIRGFPEVASVYGKAGRASTATDPAPTEMFETVINLKPKAEWRPGLTTDGLIAEMDKALQFPGVSNAWTMPIKARIDMLSTGIRTPVGVKVIGTDLVQIDRLAKQVEQVIKTVPGTSSAYAERTIGGYYLEIVPERTALARYGLAIQDVQDTIATALGGQTVTTTVEGRQRFTVNMRYPRELRDDPQGIARDVLVPLPAGGAVPLGEVATVQPARGPTSIRTENGQLATYIYVDIRDRDLGGYVADAKQAVQAGVSFPPGTYVTWSGQYEYLERATARLKIVVPLTLAIIFLLLYLNFRSLTETLIVMLSLPFALVGGLWLMWALGFNLSVAVAVGFIALAGVAAETGVVMLIYLDHALAAAKARCIAEGRPLSPHDLQNAIMEGAVERVRPKMMTVVAIMAGLLPILWSSGTGSEIMQRIAVPMIGGMVSSTLLTLIVIPAIYGLIEGFRLNRAARRRNAGAVLAPGA, from the coding sequence ATGATTGCCCGGATCATCGCCTGGTCGGCGCGCAATCTGCTGCTGGTGCTGTTCGGCACGGGTTTCGCCGTAGCCGCGGGTCTCTACGCCCTGCTGCATCTGCCGCTCGACGCCATTCCGGATCTCTCCGACACCCAGGTCGTCGTCTACACCGAATATCCCGGGCAGGCGCCGCAGGTGATCGAGGATCAGGTCACCTATCCGCTGACCACCGCGATGCTGACGGTGCCGAAGTCGAAGGTGGTGCGCGGCTTCTCGTTCTTCGGCGTGTCGTTCGTCTACGTCATCTTCGAGGACGGCACCGACATCTATTGGGCGCGCTCGCGGGTGCTGGAATTCCTCAACGGGGCCGCCTCGCGCCTGCCGGCGGGCGTCGCCCCAAGCATCGGCCCGGACGCCACCGGCGTCGGCTGGGTCTATCAATACGCGGTGATGTCGAAGCAGCTGAACCTCGCCGACACCCGCACCATCCAGGACTGGAATCTGCGGTTTGCGCTCGCCAAGGCCGAAGGTGTCGCCGAAGTTGCCAGCATCGGTGGCTTCGTCAAGCAGTACAACGTGGTGCTCGATCCGCAGCGGATGCGCGACCGCGGCATCACCGTGGCGCGGATGCGCGAGGCGATCCGCGCGTCGAATGCCGATGTCGGTGGCCGAACCGTCGAACTGTCAGAGTTCGAATACGTCATCCGCGGCAAGGGCTACATCAAGGATATCAACGACCTCGGCAACATCGTGCTGAAGGCGAGCGGCGGCACGCCGGTCCTACTGAAGGACGTCGCGCGGGTCGAGCTCGGTCCGGACGAGCGACGTGGCATCGCTGAACTCAACGGCGAAGGCGAAGTCGCCAGCGGCATCGTGCTGCAGCGCTTCGGCGTCAATGCGCTGGACGTGATCGAGCACGTCAAGAAGCGCTTCCAGGAAATCGCCAGCAGCCTGCCGAAATCGGTCGAGATCGTACCGGTGTATGATCGCTCGACATTGATCTACAGCGCGATCGACACGCTGAAGCACACGCTGCTCGAAGAGAGCTTGGTAGTGGCCGCGGTTTGCATCATCTTCCTCCTCCACGTTCGCAGCGCATTGGTGGCGATCCTGATGCTGCCGGTCGGCGTGCTGATGGCGTTCGCCGCAATGAAGCTGCTGGGCCTCGGCTCCAACATCATGAGCCTCGGCGGCATCGCGATTGCGATCGGCGCCATGGTCGACGCCGCGATCGTGATGATCGAGAACGCCCACAAGCACCTCGAGCGGGCCGAGCCAGGCAAGTCTCGCGTCGCCATCCTGATCGAGGCCGCATCCGAAGTCGGGCCGGCGCTGTTCTTCAGCCTCCTGATCATCACTGTGTCGTTCCTGCCGATCTTCACGCTGGAATCGCAGGAGGGCCGGTTGTTCGGGCCGCTCGCCTTCACCAAGACATTCGCGATGGCGGCGGCGGCATTACTGTCGGTGACGCTGGTGCCGGCGCTGATGGTGATCTTCGTCCGCGGCAAGATCGTGCCGGAGCACCGCAACATCATCAACCGCGCGCTGATCTGGATCTATCGCCCGGTGATCCGCGCCGTGCTGCGCGCCAAGACCCTGGTGATCGTGCTGGCGCTGGTGGTGCTCGGCATCTCGATCTGGCCGGCGCGCCAGCTCGGCACCGAGTTCATGCCCTCGCTCGACGAAGGCACGTTGCTCTACATGCCGACCACCCTGCCCGGCCTGTCGATCACCAAGGCAGCCGAGCTGCTGCAGATGCAGGATCGCATCATCCGCGGCTTTCCCGAGGTCGCGTCGGTGTACGGCAAGGCCGGCCGCGCTTCGACCGCAACCGATCCGGCGCCGACCGAAATGTTCGAGACGGTGATCAACCTCAAGCCGAAAGCAGAATGGCGGCCGGGCCTGACCACCGACGGGCTGATCGCCGAGATGGACAAGGCGCTGCAATTCCCCGGCGTCTCGAACGCCTGGACGATGCCGATTAAAGCCCGGATCGACATGCTGTCGACCGGCATCCGCACACCGGTGGGCGTCAAGGTGATCGGCACCGATCTGGTCCAGATCGACCGCCTCGCCAAACAGGTCGAGCAGGTGATTAAGACCGTCCCCGGCACCTCCTCGGCCTATGCCGAACGCACCATCGGCGGCTACTACCTGGAAATCGTACCGGAACGCACCGCACTTGCACGCTACGGCCTCGCGATCCAGGACGTGCAGGACACCATTGCCACTGCGCTTGGCGGCCAAACCGTGACCACGACCGTGGAAGGCCGTCAGCGCTTCACCGTCAACATGCGCTATCCGCGCGAGCTGCGCGACGATCCGCAAGGAATCGCCCGCGACGTGCTGGTGCCGCTGCCGGCCGGCGGTGCCGTGCCGCTCGGCGAAGTGGCGACGGTGCAGCCGGCGCGCGGCCCGACCTCGATCCGCACCGAGAACGGTCAGCTTGCGACCTACATCTATGTCGACATCCGCGACCGCGACCTCGGCGGCTACGTCGCCGACGCCAAGCAGGCCGTGCAGGCCGGCGTCAGCTTCCCGCCCGGTACCTATGTGACCTGGAGCGGACAGTACGAGTATCTCGAACGCGCCACCGCGCGGCTGAAGATCGTGGTGCCGCTGACGCTCGCGATCATCTTCCTGCTGCTGTACCTCAACTTCCGATCGCTGACCGAGACGCTGATCGTGATGCTGTCGCTGCCGTTCGCGTTGGTTGGCGGGCTGTGGCTGATGTGGGCGCTCGGCTTCAATCTGTCGGTCGCGGTCGCAGTCGGCTTCATCGCGCTGGCCGGTGTCGCAGCAGAAACCGGCGTGGTGATGCTGATCTATCTCGACCACGCGCTGGCCGCCGCCAAAGCGCGATGTATCGCTGAAGGCCGGCCGCTGTCGCCGCACGATCTGCAGAACGCAATCATGGAAGGCGCAGTCGAGCGCGTCCGGCCGAAGATGATGACCGTGGTGGCGATCATGGCGGGCCTGCTGCCGATCCTGTGGAGCAGCGGCACCGGGTCCGAGATCATGCAGCGGATCGCGGTGCCGATGATCGGCGGCATGGTGTCGTCGACACTGCTGACGCTGATCGTGATCCCAGCGATCTACGGCCTGATCGAAGGCTTTAGGCTGAACCGGGCGGCCCGCCGCCGCAATGCCGGTGCAGTGCTGGCACCGGGAGCGTAG
- a CDS encoding efflux RND transporter periplasmic adaptor subunit, whose protein sequence is MTKLRSPSLLFLIGLCLASPAAANERSPLYYRDPSGAPRWSAVPKADAQGRAYLPVYEADEPSAQTAPKPPPDPNRKILYYRNPMGLPDISKVPKKDSMGMDYVPVYEGEDSADGTVKLSPGKIQRSGVKSESAERRALHVMVKAPGVIQLDERRVSVIAMRSESFVEKIADVTTGSFVKAGQPLMQIYSSAIASAAAEYLSTITSKNRSTIEAFGRGSRQRLVNLDVPDETIAELERTRTAPVTVQWRAPRDGIVLERNAIDGMRANVGDVLFRIADISTVWALVDVAERDLGTLSVGQKVTIRARAFPDRARSGTIAVIYPQVNRDTRTTRLRVELANPDLKLLPDMYVDAEIDIAGDAPVLTIPTSAVLDNGSRRIVLVDKGDGRFEPRTVTLGRRGDGVVEVKHGIDEGEAVVTSANFLIDAESNLKAALKGFADGANAPSNEPQASSHNHAHDHAGAQP, encoded by the coding sequence ATGACCAAGCTGCGCTCACCCTCACTGCTGTTTCTGATCGGACTCTGTCTCGCGTCGCCTGCCGCGGCAAACGAGCGGTCGCCGCTGTACTACCGCGATCCATCCGGCGCGCCGCGCTGGTCGGCGGTGCCGAAGGCCGATGCGCAAGGCCGCGCTTATCTGCCGGTGTATGAGGCCGACGAGCCCTCTGCGCAGACGGCGCCGAAGCCCCCACCAGATCCCAATCGCAAGATCCTGTACTACCGCAACCCGATGGGGCTGCCCGACATCTCCAAGGTTCCGAAGAAGGACTCGATGGGGATGGACTACGTCCCGGTCTATGAGGGCGAGGACAGCGCCGATGGCACGGTGAAGCTCTCTCCGGGCAAGATCCAGCGCAGCGGCGTCAAATCCGAGTCCGCCGAACGCCGCGCCCTGCATGTGATGGTGAAGGCGCCGGGCGTGATCCAGCTCGACGAGCGCCGCGTCTCGGTGATCGCGATGCGCAGCGAGAGCTTCGTCGAGAAGATCGCCGACGTCACCACCGGCAGCTTCGTCAAGGCCGGGCAGCCGCTGATGCAGATCTACAGCTCGGCGATCGCCTCGGCCGCCGCCGAGTATCTGTCGACGATCACCTCGAAGAATAGAAGCACGATCGAAGCCTTCGGCCGCGGCTCGCGGCAGCGACTGGTCAATCTCGACGTACCCGACGAGACCATCGCCGAATTGGAGCGGACGCGGACCGCGCCGGTGACGGTGCAATGGCGCGCGCCGCGCGACGGCATTGTGCTGGAGCGCAACGCGATCGACGGCATGCGCGCCAATGTCGGTGACGTGCTGTTCCGGATCGCCGACATCTCGACGGTGTGGGCCCTCGTCGACGTCGCCGAACGCGATCTCGGCACACTCTCGGTGGGTCAGAAGGTGACGATCCGAGCCCGCGCCTTCCCTGATCGCGCGCGCTCTGGAACGATCGCGGTGATCTATCCGCAGGTCAATCGCGATACGCGCACTACGCGGCTACGCGTCGAACTCGCCAATCCGGATCTGAAGCTGTTGCCGGACATGTATGTCGATGCCGAGATCGACATCGCCGGCGATGCACCGGTGCTGACGATTCCAACCTCCGCCGTGCTCGACAACGGCAGCCGGCGCATCGTGCTGGTGGACAAGGGCGACGGCCGGTTCGAGCCGCGGACGGTGACACTCGGACGCCGCGGCGACGGCGTCGTCGAGGTCAAACACGGCATCGACGAAGGCGAGGCGGTGGTCACCTCCGCCAACTTCCTGATCGACGCCGAGAGCAATCTGAAGGCCGCGCTAAAGGGCTTTGCCGACGGAGCGAACGCCCCCAGCAACGAGCCGCAAGCTTCGTCGCACAATCACGCACACGACCACGCCGGAGCCCAGCCATGA
- a CDS encoding FixH family protein: MTAKFSTAAACAAALTLFATAAMAGAGDYTFEPKTPEMKKGDDVTVAIRLTHKTTGKPVEGAVIFKTRVDMAPDNMADMVSPVTALPSPEPGVYAFKTDLPMAGRYQVTLLAKVQGEPETVTGKVIVKAFK; encoded by the coding sequence ATGACTGCGAAATTCAGCACCGCAGCGGCCTGCGCCGCCGCGCTCACCCTGTTTGCGACCGCCGCAATGGCCGGCGCGGGTGACTACACCTTCGAGCCCAAGACCCCCGAGATGAAGAAGGGCGACGACGTCACCGTCGCCATCCGCCTCACCCACAAGACCACCGGCAAGCCGGTGGAAGGCGCGGTGATCTTCAAGACCCGCGTCGACATGGCGCCGGACAACATGGCCGACATGGTGTCGCCGGTGACGGCGCTGCCGTCGCCGGAGCCCGGCGTGTACGCCTTCAAGACCGACCTGCCGATGGCCGGCCGCTACCAGGTCACGCTGTTGGCGAAGGTCCAGGGCGAGCCCGAGACCGTCACCGGCAAGGTGATCGTCAAGGCGTTCAAGTAG
- a CDS encoding family 2A encapsulin nanocompartment shell protein, translating to MTEDTEVRRTLAEGAARQLANATKTRAQWGGISPRWLVPLLHWTPVEAGIFRLNRVKETRGATASASFDVECSPRRDRDPDLPETFVDYEEHPREYFLNAVTTVLDVQTRVSDLYSHPFDQIQEQLRLLIEKVKERQEGELINNAEYGLLANTAPSQRISTRKGPPTPDDLDELITKVWKEPAFFLAHPRAIAAFGRECTRRGVPPPTINMFGSPFLTWRGLPLVPSDKVPFDEAGRTKILLLRTGEKKQGVVGLFQPGVPGEVAPSLSVRFMGINRKAIASYLISLYCSLAVLTEDALGVLDDVEVGTYHEYA from the coding sequence ATGACTGAAGATACCGAAGTTCGCAGGACGCTCGCTGAAGGCGCCGCGCGCCAACTCGCCAACGCCACCAAGACCCGTGCGCAATGGGGCGGAATCTCCCCGCGCTGGCTGGTGCCGCTGTTGCATTGGACCCCGGTCGAGGCTGGTATCTTCCGTCTCAATCGCGTCAAGGAAACCCGCGGCGCGACCGCTTCAGCCTCCTTCGATGTCGAATGCAGCCCGCGGCGCGATCGCGATCCGGACCTGCCGGAAACTTTCGTCGACTACGAGGAGCATCCGCGTGAGTACTTCCTCAACGCGGTGACGACCGTGCTGGATGTCCAGACCCGCGTGTCCGACCTCTACAGCCACCCGTTCGACCAGATCCAGGAGCAGCTCCGCCTGTTGATCGAGAAGGTCAAGGAGCGGCAGGAAGGCGAACTGATCAACAACGCCGAGTATGGCCTGCTCGCCAACACCGCGCCGTCGCAGCGGATTTCGACCCGGAAGGGCCCGCCTACCCCGGACGATCTCGATGAGCTGATCACCAAGGTGTGGAAGGAGCCGGCGTTCTTCCTGGCGCATCCGCGCGCGATCGCCGCATTTGGCCGCGAGTGCACCCGCCGCGGCGTGCCGCCGCCGACCATCAACATGTTCGGCTCGCCGTTCCTCACCTGGCGCGGCCTGCCGCTGGTGCCGTCCGACAAGGTGCCGTTCGACGAAGCCGGCCGCACCAAGATCCTGCTGCTGCGCACCGGCGAGAAGAAGCAGGGCGTGGTCGGCCTGTTCCAGCCCGGCGTGCCGGGCGAAGTGGCGCCGAGTCTGTCGGTGCGGTTCATGGGCATCAACCGCAAGGCGATCGCCTCGTATCTGATCTCGCTGTACTGCTCGCTGGCGGTGCTGACCGAGGACGCGCTCGGTGTGCTCGATGACGTCGAGGTCGGTACGTATCATGAGTACGCCTGA
- a CDS encoding family 2A encapsulin nanocompartment cargo protein cysteine desulfurase, whose amino-acid sequence MSTPEPTLPHPGSAALPQGGALPHPASLEQASAAAVGAPDVASIARLANAFFSALPTGAVPEPGAALGSAPLFVAEPLHNAIPGTPALSPSYKPNHNPGAASPIPTVGAARPSGPIFALDPNLGPEPTTAVSSLPQELKVPLAAPPVAPPPPSAPAVQPVFARDTDLAALPGRLDESRSFVPRTALPSAGPFGADAAATAAPLYFLADNPALAHVTPASAAPPRVETFDLTGLAPQHRPDVHVLDLSGARPFDANVFKRDFPILRETINGRPLVWLDNGATTQKPQCVIDRLVQFYTHENSNIHRAAHTLAARSTDAYEAARDKVRDFINASSVKDIVFVRGATEAINLVAQAWGRRNIGEGDEIVVSHLEHHANIVPWQQLAAEKGARLRVAPVDDHGQILLDEYEKLLGPKTKIVAFTQVSNALGTVTPVAEMTALAHRHGAKVLVDGAQGVCHMPVDVQELDVDFYAFSGHKMFAPTGIGVLYGKADVLEAMPPWQGGGNMIADVTFEKTIFQGPPDRFEAGTGNIADAVGLGAAIDYLSRIGMANIAAHEHELLAYGTEHLLTVPGLKLIGTAREKAGILSFVLDGCRSEDVGKALDREGIAVRAGHHCAQPILRRFGLESTVRPSLALYNTHDDIDALVDALQRLQSGRGVR is encoded by the coding sequence ATGAGTACGCCTGAGCCGACCCTGCCGCATCCCGGCTCGGCGGCTTTGCCGCAAGGCGGAGCGCTGCCGCATCCGGCGTCGCTGGAGCAGGCGTCGGCCGCAGCGGTAGGCGCACCGGATGTCGCCTCGATCGCGCGGTTGGCGAATGCGTTCTTCTCGGCGCTGCCGACCGGGGCGGTTCCAGAGCCCGGCGCCGCGCTTGGGTCGGCGCCGCTGTTTGTGGCCGAGCCGCTGCATAATGCCATCCCCGGCACCCCGGCGCTCTCTCCGTCCTATAAGCCGAACCACAATCCCGGCGCGGCCTCACCGATTCCCACCGTAGGTGCGGCTCGGCCGTCGGGACCGATCTTTGCGCTCGATCCCAACCTGGGACCGGAGCCGACCACGGCGGTAAGCTCGCTGCCGCAGGAGCTGAAGGTGCCGCTCGCGGCTCCGCCTGTGGCTCCGCCGCCTCCGTCCGCGCCGGCGGTGCAGCCTGTGTTCGCGCGCGACACCGATCTGGCCGCGCTACCCGGCCGGCTCGACGAATCCCGTAGCTTCGTGCCGCGCACCGCATTGCCGAGCGCGGGGCCGTTCGGTGCCGACGCCGCGGCGACGGCAGCGCCGCTGTACTTTCTCGCCGACAATCCGGCCCTGGCCCATGTGACGCCGGCATCAGCCGCGCCGCCCCGTGTCGAGACCTTCGACCTCACGGGACTGGCGCCGCAGCATCGCCCCGACGTGCACGTGCTCGATCTATCCGGCGCACGTCCGTTCGACGCCAACGTCTTCAAGCGTGATTTCCCGATCCTGCGCGAGACCATCAACGGTCGTCCGCTGGTATGGCTCGACAACGGCGCCACGACGCAGAAGCCGCAATGCGTGATCGATCGGCTGGTGCAGTTCTACACGCACGAGAACTCAAACATCCATCGCGCAGCCCACACGTTGGCGGCGCGTTCGACCGATGCCTATGAGGCCGCTCGCGACAAGGTGCGCGACTTCATCAATGCATCGTCGGTGAAGGACATCGTCTTCGTCCGCGGCGCCACCGAGGCCATCAACCTCGTGGCGCAGGCCTGGGGTCGGCGCAATATCGGCGAGGGCGACGAGATCGTGGTGTCGCATCTCGAGCATCACGCCAATATCGTGCCGTGGCAGCAACTCGCCGCCGAGAAAGGCGCGCGCTTGCGCGTTGCGCCGGTCGACGATCACGGCCAGATCCTGCTCGATGAATACGAGAAGCTGCTCGGGCCGAAGACCAAGATCGTCGCCTTCACGCAAGTCTCCAACGCGCTCGGCACGGTCACGCCGGTCGCCGAGATGACGGCGCTGGCCCATCGCCACGGCGCCAAGGTGCTGGTCGACGGAGCCCAAGGCGTCTGCCACATGCCGGTCGACGTCCAGGAGTTGGATGTCGATTTCTATGCGTTCTCCGGTCACAAGATGTTCGCGCCGACCGGGATCGGCGTGCTGTATGGCAAAGCCGACGTGTTGGAAGCGATGCCGCCTTGGCAGGGCGGCGGTAACATGATTGCCGACGTCACCTTCGAGAAGACGATCTTCCAGGGGCCGCCGGATCGGTTTGAAGCCGGCACCGGAAATATCGCCGATGCAGTCGGTCTTGGGGCCGCGATCGATTATTTGAGCCGCATCGGCATGGCCAACATTGCGGCGCACGAGCACGAGCTGCTCGCCTATGGCACCGAGCACCTGCTGACGGTGCCGGGCCTGAAGCTGATCGGTACCGCGCGGGAGAAAGCCGGCATCCTGTCCTTCGTGCTCGACGGCTGCCGCAGCGAGGATGTCGGCAAGGCGCTCGATCGCGAAGGCATCGCGGTGCGCGCCGGCCATCATTGCGCCCAGCCGATCCTGCGCCGGTTCGGGCTGGAGAGCACGGTGCGGCCGTCGCTCGCCCTCTACAACACGCATGATGACATCGACGCGCTGGTCGACGCGCTGCAGCGTTTGCAGAGCGGGCGGGGCGTCCGATGA
- the epsC gene encoding serine O-acetyltransferase EpsC yields the protein MSQSAEPRVVTEPAWDLGEIVAELAGLRAISQRRRYRGRSLPELPSREAVAGIVDALVAALYPRHFGPAGLSEDSLDIYVADTIEQALRRLRREVGRELRLADLDGAAKPGEIEQQALTIAADFAHDLPRIRALLDSDIRAAFDGDPAAKSLDEVVFCYPGVAAMIRHRIAHRLYVLGVPMLARIVAEIAHAQTGIDIHPGATIGESFFIDHGTGVVIGETARIGKRVRLYQAVTLGAKRFETDEHGRIVKGGDRHPIIEDEVVIYAGATVLGRVTIGQGSSIGGGVWLTRDVPPNSVITQAKARHDAFEDGGGI from the coding sequence ATGTCGCAATCCGCCGAGCCCCGTGTCGTCACTGAGCCAGCATGGGACCTCGGCGAGATCGTCGCCGAACTTGCAGGGCTCCGCGCGATTTCTCAGCGCCGGCGCTATCGCGGCCGGTCACTGCCGGAGCTGCCGTCGCGCGAAGCGGTTGCGGGAATCGTCGATGCGCTGGTGGCGGCGCTGTATCCGCGCCACTTCGGACCGGCGGGACTGTCGGAAGACAGTCTCGACATCTACGTCGCCGACACCATCGAGCAGGCGCTGCGCCGGCTGCGCCGCGAGGTCGGCCGCGAGTTGCGCCTTGCTGATCTCGACGGCGCCGCGAAACCCGGCGAGATCGAACAGCAGGCGCTGACCATCGCGGCGGATTTCGCCCACGACCTGCCGCGGATCCGCGCGCTGCTCGACAGCGACATCCGCGCCGCCTTCGACGGTGATCCGGCAGCGAAGAGCCTGGACGAAGTCGTGTTCTGCTATCCGGGCGTCGCCGCGATGATCCGGCATCGCATCGCCCACCGGCTGTACGTGCTCGGGGTGCCGATGCTGGCGCGGATCGTCGCCGAGATCGCCCATGCGCAGACCGGCATCGACATTCATCCCGGCGCGACCATCGGCGAGAGCTTCTTCATCGATCACGGCACCGGCGTTGTGATCGGCGAGACCGCGCGGATCGGCAAGCGGGTGCGACTGTATCAGGCGGTGACGCTCGGCGCCAAGCGGTTCGAGACAGACGAGCACGGCCGCATCGTCAAGGGCGGCGACCGTCACCCGATCATCGAGGACGAGGTCGTAATCTATGCCGGCGCCACGGTGCTTGGGCGGGTGACGATCGGGCAGGGCTCGTCGATTGGCGGCGGCGTCTGGCTGACGCGCGACGTGCCGCCGAACAGCGTCATCACCCAAGCCAAGGCGCGCCACGACGCTTTCGAGGACGGTGGCGGTATCTGA
- a CDS encoding methionine ABC transporter ATP-binding protein, with amino-acid sequence MNAPWQPPAGERPAFVSSQPTTGILIDRVRKVYPARKNSAEVVALDDISLTVPKGSILGVIGRSGAGKSTLIRLINGLDKPSSGRVVVNGVEITALSERDLRTARRSIGMVFQHFNLLSSRTAFGNVALPLEIAGTPKAEIEKRVLPLLDMVGLADKRDRYPAELSGGQKQRVGIARALATEPSVLLSDEATSALDPETTDQILELLKQINRDLHLTILFITHEMAVVKALADRVAVIEGGRIVEHGATFDVFATPRHEVTRRFVSSVTGSGAPDWLLEKLQPQQPPGGQAVLRITFKGSDANQPLLSRVSRDLGVNLNILSGQVEMIAGHPFGTLIVSLDAASEVLRQVIAQLSAGNNLVEQLGYVA; translated from the coding sequence ATGAATGCTCCCTGGCAACCGCCCGCGGGAGAGCGCCCCGCCTTTGTATCGTCGCAGCCGACGACCGGTATCCTGATCGACCGTGTCCGCAAGGTGTATCCGGCGCGGAAGAACAGCGCCGAAGTCGTCGCCCTCGACGACATCAGCCTAACCGTGCCGAAAGGCTCGATCCTTGGTGTGATCGGCCGCAGCGGTGCCGGCAAGTCGACGCTGATCCGGCTGATCAACGGCCTCGACAAACCGTCGAGCGGCCGCGTCGTCGTCAACGGCGTCGAAATCACCGCGCTGTCCGAGCGCGATTTGCGCACCGCGCGGCGCTCGATCGGCATGGTGTTTCAGCACTTCAATCTACTGTCGTCGCGGACCGCCTTCGGTAACGTCGCGCTGCCGCTCGAGATCGCCGGCACGCCCAAGGCCGAGATCGAAAAGCGCGTGCTGCCGCTGCTCGACATGGTCGGACTTGCCGACAAGCGCGACCGCTATCCGGCGGAGCTGTCCGGCGGCCAGAAGCAGCGCGTCGGCATTGCGCGGGCGCTTGCCACCGAACCTTCGGTGCTGTTGTCGGACGAAGCGACTTCGGCGCTCGACCCGGAAACCACCGATCAGATTCTCGAACTGCTGAAGCAGATCAATCGCGACCTGCATCTCACCATCCTGTTCATCACCCACGAGATGGCGGTGGTGAAGGCGCTGGCCGACCGCGTCGCGGTGATCGAAGGAGGCCGCATCGTCGAGCACGGCGCAACCTTCGATGTGTTCGCCACCCCGCGCCATGAGGTGACGCGGCGGTTCGTCTCGTCGGTGACCGGCAGCGGCGCGCCGGACTGGCTCCTGGAAAAGCTGCAGCCGCAGCAGCCGCCGGGCGGGCAGGCGGTGCTGCGGATCACCTTCAAGGGCAGCGACGCCAACCAGCCGCTGCTGTCGCGGGTGTCGCGTGATCTCGGTGTCAATCTCAACATTCTCTCGGGGCAGGTGGAGATGATCGCCGGCCACCCGTTCGGCACGCTGATCGTTTCGCTCGACGCCGCGTCCGAGGTGCTGCGCCAGGTGATCGCGCAATTGTCGGCTGGCAACAATCTGGTGGAGCAGCTCGGCTATGTCGCCTGA
- a CDS encoding methionine ABC transporter permease produces the protein MSPELIRMIASSTLDTLYMVGLAGLFGTLIGLPLGIFLATSQAGELFAAPMANRLIGVVVNATRSTPFIILVVAIVPLTRLIAGTSIGTAAATVPLTIAAIPFIARVIEAAIREVDHGLIEAARAFGASPLQIVRKVLLPEAMPAVTLALTLTIVSLLGYSAMVGAVGGGGLGDLGIRYGYQRFMPEVMLTVVLVLIALVQGVQTLGDTLARKLDKRRIRRH, from the coding sequence ATGTCGCCTGAACTCATTCGCATGATCGCGTCGTCGACACTCGACACCCTCTATATGGTCGGGCTGGCGGGGCTGTTCGGCACGTTGATCGGTCTGCCGCTCGGCATCTTTCTGGCCACATCTCAGGCCGGCGAGTTGTTCGCGGCGCCGATGGCCAATCGTCTCATCGGCGTCGTCGTCAATGCGACGCGCTCGACGCCGTTCATCATCCTGGTGGTGGCGATTGTTCCGTTGACCCGGCTGATCGCCGGCACTTCGATCGGCACCGCGGCGGCCACCGTGCCGCTGACGATCGCGGCGATCCCGTTCATCGCCCGCGTCATCGAGGCGGCAATCCGCGAAGTCGATCATGGCCTGATCGAAGCCGCGCGTGCGTTCGGCGCCAGCCCGCTGCAGATCGTCCGTAAGGTGCTGCTGCCGGAAGCGATGCCGGCGGTAACGCTGGCGCTGACACTCACGATCGTCAGCCTGCTCGGCTATTCGGCGATGGTCGGTGCCGTCGGTGGTGGCGGCCTCGGCGACCTCGGCATCCGCTACGGCTACCAGCGCTTCATGCCGGAGGTAATGCTCACGGTGGTGCTGGTGTTGATCGCGCTGGTGCAGGGCGTGCAGACGCTCGGCGACACGCTGGCGCGCAAGCTCGATAAGCGCCGTATCCGCCGTCACTGA